In the Topomyia yanbarensis strain Yona2022 chromosome 3, ASM3024719v1, whole genome shotgun sequence genome, one interval contains:
- the LOC131692471 gene encoding zinc finger protein 480-like isoform X1 has protein sequence MELLNEFSTSITTVKESTERPGGTVREASILPNGTDIDSELSRSDMSSKQQEQTDNEVSSQERPYKCDNCRKEFLQKHHLQQHVLTHTGERPCKCDICGKSFTRKCDLIRHKLIHSNEQPHKCELCGKEFHILHHLKKHFSTHTDDWPYNCGVCGKSFIKKRYWLRHRLVHDNEWPHICEICDKKFLEQHSLKQHVLSHTGERPYRCDICGKSFAQIGTVNRHKLIHSNVLSQTGERPYKCAICGKSFNEKGDLVRHTLIHSNERRYRCEICNKKFLLQHSLKRHVLIHSGERSHKCDICGKLFTLKGNLMRHRLIHSNISKHN, from the exons atgGAGCTCCTGAACGAATTTTCGACCTCAATTACGACGGTGAAGGAATCTACTGAAAGGCCTGGTGGTACTGTACGAGAGGCATCGATTTTACCAAATGG TACTGATATTGACAGCGAACTTTCAAGATCAGACATGTCTTCGAAGCAACAGGAGCAAACCGACAATGAGGTATCTAGTCAAGAACGACCGTATAAATGCGACAATTGTagaaaagaatttcttcagaaaCATCACCTGCAGCAACACGTTTTAACCCACACTGGCGAGCGGCCGTGCAAATGTGATATATGTGGTAAATCATTTACCCGGAAATGTGATTTGATCAGGCACAAATTAATTCACAGCAATGAACAGCCGCACAAGTGCGAGTTATGTGGCAAAGAATTTCATATTTTGCATCACctgaagaaacatttttcaactcACACTGACGACTGGCCGTATAATTGTGGTGTATGTGGCAAATCATTTATTAAGAAGCGGTACTGGCTTAGGCACAGACTTGTTCACGATAATGAATGGCCGCATATTTGTGAGATATGTGACAAAAAGTTTCTTGAGCAGCATAGCCTGAAGCAACATGTATTAAGCCACACTGGCGAGCGGCCGTACAGATGTGATATATGTGGCAAATCGTTTGCTCAGATAGGTACCGTGAACAGGCACAAACTCATTCACAGTAATGTTTTAAGCCAGACTGGTGAGCGGCCATATAAATGTGCTATATGTGGCAAATCATTTAATGAGAAGGGTGATTTGGTCAGACACACACTCATTCACAGTAATGAACGGCGGTATAGATGCGAGATATGTAACAAAAAATTCCTTCTGCAGCATAGCTTGAAGAGACATGTGTTAATCCACAGTGGTGAGCGGTCGCACAAATGTGATATATGTGGTAAATTATTTACCCTGAAAGGTAACTTGATGAGGCACAGACTCATTCACAGTAatatttcaaaacacaattag
- the LOC131692471 gene encoding zinc finger protein 430-like isoform X2 — protein sequence MELLNEFSTSITTVKESTERPGGTVREASILPNGTDIDSELSRSDMSSKQQEQTDNEKHHLQQHVLTHTGERPCKCDICGKSFTRKCDLIRHKLIHSNEQPHKCELCGKEFHILHHLKKHFSTHTDDWPYNCGVCGKSFIKKRYWLRHRLVHDNEWPHICEICDKKFLEQHSLKQHVLSHTGERPYRCDICGKSFAQIGTVNRHKLIHSNVLSQTGERPYKCAICGKSFNEKGDLVRHTLIHSNERRYRCEICNKKFLLQHSLKRHVLIHSGERSHKCDICGKLFTLKGNLMRHRLIHSNISKHN from the exons atgGAGCTCCTGAACGAATTTTCGACCTCAATTACGACGGTGAAGGAATCTACTGAAAGGCCTGGTGGTACTGTACGAGAGGCATCGATTTTACCAAATGG TACTGATATTGACAGCGAACTTTCAAGATCAGACATGTCTTCGAAGCAACAGGAGCAAACCGACAATGAG aaaCATCACCTGCAGCAACACGTTTTAACCCACACTGGCGAGCGGCCGTGCAAATGTGATATATGTGGTAAATCATTTACCCGGAAATGTGATTTGATCAGGCACAAATTAATTCACAGCAATGAACAGCCGCACAAGTGCGAGTTATGTGGCAAAGAATTTCATATTTTGCATCACctgaagaaacatttttcaactcACACTGACGACTGGCCGTATAATTGTGGTGTATGTGGCAAATCATTTATTAAGAAGCGGTACTGGCTTAGGCACAGACTTGTTCACGATAATGAATGGCCGCATATTTGTGAGATATGTGACAAAAAGTTTCTTGAGCAGCATAGCCTGAAGCAACATGTATTAAGCCACACTGGCGAGCGGCCGTACAGATGTGATATATGTGGCAAATCGTTTGCTCAGATAGGTACCGTGAACAGGCACAAACTCATTCACAGTAATGTTTTAAGCCAGACTGGTGAGCGGCCATATAAATGTGCTATATGTGGCAAATCATTTAATGAGAAGGGTGATTTGGTCAGACACACACTCATTCACAGTAATGAACGGCGGTATAGATGCGAGATATGTAACAAAAAATTCCTTCTGCAGCATAGCTTGAAGAGACATGTGTTAATCCACAGTGGTGAGCGGTCGCACAAATGTGATATATGTGGTAAATTATTTACCCTGAAAGGTAACTTGATGAGGCACAGACTCATTCACAGTAatatttcaaaacacaattag